In the genome of Nocardia terpenica, one region contains:
- a CDS encoding acyl carrier protein, with product MSLFASGSTRSFTGPVNDHTLRRWLVEELAMRIGTAPRAVDPMRSFESYGLDSRTAVEISGALEKILHRRLSPAVLLDHPTVDDLVGHLVATGVLPRSADDDPAGGA from the coding sequence ATGTCCCTGTTCGCTAGCGGTAGCACGCGGTCGTTCACCGGCCCGGTGAACGATCACACTCTCCGGCGCTGGCTGGTCGAGGAACTGGCGATGCGGATCGGGACCGCGCCGCGGGCGGTCGACCCGATGCGGTCCTTCGAGAGCTACGGGCTCGATTCCCGGACGGCCGTGGAGATTTCCGGCGCCCTGGAGAAGATTCTGCACCGGCGGCTGTCGCCCGCGGTCCTGCTCGACCATCCGACCGTCGACGATCTCGTCGGCCACCTGGTCGCCACCGGCGTCCTGCCGAGGAGCGCCGACGACGACCCGGCGGGCGGGGCCTGA
- a CDS encoding fatty acyl-AMP ligase, translating to MPKTIVDALYDDTGDTGPALTFLSDGTPAGATNWSRSELLDQVERYATAFLERNVGRGDRIVLAVGPGLDFVAALYGILSIGAAAVPAFPPLRGKDADRFAAIVRDCDPALVVLDELLLPRTAALQDADHRFATLCPADVARLGTVSGVRVAAPAAETTALIQYTSGSTGQPKGVLITHENLVSNCLSIQRNVGTASGPGFSWLPPYHDMGLIGALIYPLYHGYPIVTMSPLHFVQAPLRWLAGMSHYRSVMTAAPNFALDLCVRAVAAEPVADLDLSALQSLCCGSEPVLEPVVRRFVDTFADYGLAPTAVLPCYGMAETTLFVAGKPAGTRYRVMPAPVGNGEASGPATTLAVSSGRVDPAHTVVVVDPASRRPVADGAAGEIWVSGPNVAAGYFGRPELSAEKFGATMDSEDDTGYLRTGDLGYLDGGELFVLGRIDDRIVICGRNIYPHDVEAALAAAHSWIAKVAVVGVPVDGEQRLGVLIEVRSEAAEPDLPVRAESLVRETVIRRVGINPHIIRIGGRRTVPTTTSGKLRRAEVRALLAAGRSPHESESSRGRQDVPVR from the coding sequence ATGCCGAAGACCATTGTCGATGCGCTGTACGACGACACCGGCGACACCGGGCCCGCGCTGACCTTCCTGAGCGACGGCACCCCGGCCGGGGCGACGAACTGGTCGCGTTCCGAGCTGCTGGATCAGGTGGAGCGTTACGCCACCGCATTTCTCGAACGCAACGTCGGACGCGGCGATCGGATCGTGCTGGCGGTGGGCCCCGGCCTGGATTTCGTTGCGGCCCTGTACGGAATCCTGTCGATCGGCGCCGCCGCGGTGCCCGCGTTTCCACCGCTGCGGGGCAAGGATGCCGACCGCTTCGCGGCGATCGTGCGCGACTGCGATCCGGCGCTGGTGGTGCTCGACGAGCTGCTGCTGCCGCGAACGGCGGCGCTACAGGACGCGGACCACCGGTTCGCCACGCTGTGCCCCGCGGACGTGGCGCGGCTGGGAACGGTGTCCGGTGTGCGGGTCGCCGCGCCCGCCGCGGAGACGACGGCGCTGATCCAGTACACCTCCGGGTCCACCGGACAGCCCAAGGGTGTGCTGATCACGCACGAGAATCTGGTCAGCAATTGCCTGTCGATCCAGCGCAACGTCGGGACGGCGTCCGGCCCGGGGTTCTCGTGGCTGCCCCCGTACCACGACATGGGGCTGATCGGGGCCCTGATCTACCCGCTCTACCACGGGTATCCGATCGTCACCATGTCCCCGCTGCACTTCGTGCAGGCTCCGCTGCGGTGGCTGGCGGGGATGTCGCATTACCGGTCGGTCATGACGGCCGCGCCGAACTTCGCGCTGGATCTGTGTGTGCGGGCGGTGGCGGCCGAACCGGTCGCCGACCTGGATCTGTCGGCATTGCAATCCCTGTGCTGCGGTTCGGAGCCGGTGCTCGAGCCGGTCGTGCGGCGATTCGTCGACACCTTCGCCGACTACGGCCTGGCGCCCACGGCCGTGCTGCCGTGCTACGGCATGGCCGAGACCACGCTGTTCGTGGCGGGGAAACCGGCGGGCACCCGGTATCGGGTCATGCCCGCCCCGGTCGGGAACGGCGAGGCGAGCGGGCCTGCCACGACGCTCGCGGTCAGCAGCGGGCGGGTGGACCCGGCGCACACGGTCGTCGTGGTCGATCCCGCGTCCCGCCGTCCGGTGGCCGACGGTGCGGCCGGTGAGATCTGGGTGTCGGGTCCCAACGTCGCGGCGGGCTACTTCGGCAGGCCCGAGCTGTCGGCCGAGAAGTTCGGTGCGACAATGGATTCCGAAGACGATACCGGGTACCTGCGCACCGGGGACCTGGGTTACCTCGACGGCGGCGAGCTCTTCGTGCTCGGCCGCATCGACGATCGGATCGTCATCTGCGGCCGCAACATCTATCCGCACGACGTGGAGGCCGCGCTCGCCGCCGCGCATTCCTGGATCGCGAAGGTGGCCGTGGTCGGCGTCCCGGTCGACGGCGAACAGCGGCTGGGGGTGCTGATCGAGGTGAGGTCGGAGGCGGCCGAGCCCGACCTGCCGGTCCGCGCCGAATCCCTGGTGCGGGAGACCGTGATTCGCCGGGTCGGTATCAATCCCCACATCATTCGAATCGGTGGCCGGCGCACGGTGCCGACCACCACCAGCGGAAAGCTTCGCCGAGCGGAGGTGCGCGCCCTGCTGGCGGCGGGTCGGTCACCGCACGAGTCCGAGAGTTCGAGAGGTCGGCAGGATGTCCCTGTTCGCTAG
- a CDS encoding non-ribosomal peptide synthetase produces the protein MRAPGRLRLSSAQEALWLAQKIRPEVPNIIAMYWDIDGEIDVVTMREALADVVAEIRPFLVNFGEDEHGSYQFRRDDHPVAPVVADVGGRADPVAAARAIVAGNAGATVDLGTGDLMRLGIVALGPARYFAFLAVHHLLMDGYGTVLFMRRVAQVYTAKCQGARAVPTAFGGPEDVNDADRCYLESAVAAADGRFWSERLAGVPEPVTVARHHDADRTGVVGYRLDIPAAEAARWLTGATEVGLWLPDYLTAGVAVLVQRLTGADDFVVRFAVANRSGAARLQPGVHANFAPLWVSARPDTVFAALAAHIGDDLRAAVEHARYPISTVLADAGWSGRGGLGPAVNVIPFTEVLEFAGSPGHLEVQSVGAVDDLLITVYEDQRRAGLVVRFDGNAATYSENDLAVLAERFLAVLHQVTADPRIAIGRVDVVTDRERDLLRRWSESEAPQPDSTVPELFAAQVARSPGAVAVVSGDIEVTYLELADRADRLAGALRGRGVGAGSVVAVALPRSVDLVVALLAVLRAGAAYLPIDPNYASERVSFVLADAAPALLISDSGTLKVLPDTEIPVLRIDDAAYPPVAGLGNGPRPGDLAYVIYTSGSTGTPKGVAVEHRTVANLVPQMRSRMGLEPGTRMLAGTSVGFDVSVFEIFAPLCTGGTVELVRDILALTESGARTGGAISTVPSAFAEVIDRTDGAIAPAVVVFAGEALPMDLVRRVRTTMPGATVVNGYGPTETFYCTSHIVGAADLGETSVPIGTPLGSNRASVLGPGLLPVPIGATGELYVSGAGLARGYRGRPGMTASRFVADPSDPAGGRMYRTGDLVRWGGDGLLRYVGRADDQVKIRGFRIEPGEIEAVLVSHPAVARAAVLAHAVAGEPTLVAYVVAERTALDGGELRRFASTRLPGYMVPSAIVVLDRMPLTANGKLDRRALPEPVFAAAEYRAPEGVEQEALAAIFAEVLGVERVGMDDDFFDLGGHSLRAARLAARIRAVLGVEVTIRQIFDTPTVATLLERIDRQAAVRPALIRRPGADPVPLSFAQHRLWFLDRFEGSSATYNIPLVLRLTGRLDVPALRAAVADVVMRHESLRTVVVPDGDGAAFARVLPAESVAVPVSEMEVAAAELNSAIEARTRYTFDLTAEIPIRVSVLRSGPEEFAVLLLMHHIAADGWSMAALTRDVSTAYTARRAGNGPEWSALPVRYSDYAVWQRELLGSESDPDSVLARQFEYWRAELAGVPQPLRLPLDRPRPQALSYRGDATRFVVDAALYNAVGDLAGRRGVTIAMVWQATLAVVLYQLGAGEDIVVGSPIAGRVDDAVTDLVGLFINTWVLRVDLSGNPSFATVLERVRGKALAAYDNQDAPFERLVELLNPERSTAYTPLFQVMLAWHNTPLPELALPGVHGTAEIADAGTARFDLSFDLVEDVDADGGRVVRGRIEFATDLFDRATVEALGRRFLTVVRAAVADPEVPVGRIDIRTAEERELLRRWNDTAAELPVTTLADLFAAQVGRSPGTVAVVDGDTELTYAELADRVERLARVLRGQGVGIESVVAVALPRSVDLVVALLAVHRSGGAYLPIDPKYPSQRLEFILADAAPALLVSDGETRKSLPHTGIPELLLDALPFDAGSDARFEALSPRTLAYVIYTSGSTGRPKGVAVEHGSAVAFVAQVATRLRVAAGTRVLASTSVSFDVSVLEIFGALCTGGTLDLIPDILALGELRSWSGGVISTVPSVFAELLDRLDGSIEAGTIVFIGEQLPLSLARRVQAAIPGAVIVNGYGPTETTVASTEYALPAGSGLTGDPGESTARSVPIGTALGGERVHVLGPGLVPVPVGVVGELYIAGAGVGRGYRGRGGSTALRFVADPFDSMGGRMYRTGDLVRWGRDGLLRYVGRVDDQVKIRGFRIEPGEIETVLETHPAVARTVVVARGRNGSADRQLVAYVVAVEGTAPDSDELRRFTGARLPEYMVPAAVVVLEGLPLTANGKLDRRALPDPVFTAGEYRAPRTEQEKTLAAIFADVLGVERIGLDDNFFTLGGQSVLAARLVGRIRSVLGVEVPIRLVFEAPTVAGLAERWTDLIATRRPQLRSRERR, from the coding sequence ATGCGCGCACCCGGCAGACTGCGCCTGTCCTCGGCGCAGGAAGCGCTGTGGCTGGCGCAGAAGATCCGGCCGGAGGTGCCCAACATCATCGCGATGTACTGGGACATCGACGGCGAGATCGACGTGGTCACGATGCGCGAGGCGCTCGCGGATGTGGTGGCCGAGATCCGGCCGTTCCTGGTCAATTTCGGTGAGGACGAGCACGGTTCCTACCAGTTCCGCCGCGACGATCACCCGGTCGCGCCGGTGGTGGCCGACGTCGGCGGGCGGGCCGATCCGGTGGCCGCCGCCCGCGCCATTGTCGCCGGAAATGCCGGTGCGACAGTCGATCTCGGTACCGGAGACCTGATGCGGCTGGGCATCGTCGCGCTGGGCCCGGCTCGGTATTTCGCGTTCCTCGCGGTGCACCACCTGCTCATGGACGGTTACGGCACGGTGTTGTTCATGCGCCGCGTCGCGCAGGTGTACACCGCCAAATGCCAGGGCGCCCGGGCGGTTCCGACCGCGTTCGGTGGCCCGGAGGATGTCAACGACGCCGATCGTTGCTATCTGGAGTCCGCGGTCGCCGCCGCCGACGGCCGATTCTGGTCGGAGCGGCTGGCCGGTGTCCCGGAGCCGGTGACCGTCGCGCGGCACCACGATGCCGATCGCACCGGAGTCGTCGGGTACCGCCTCGACATTCCGGCCGCCGAGGCGGCTCGCTGGCTCACCGGGGCGACCGAGGTCGGGCTGTGGCTGCCCGACTATCTCACCGCCGGGGTCGCGGTGCTCGTCCAGCGGCTCACCGGCGCCGACGATTTCGTGGTTCGATTCGCCGTGGCCAACCGGAGCGGGGCGGCGCGGCTGCAACCCGGCGTGCACGCGAATTTCGCTCCGCTGTGGGTGTCGGCCCGGCCGGATACCGTCTTCGCCGCGCTCGCCGCCCATATCGGAGACGACCTCCGCGCCGCGGTCGAGCATGCGCGGTACCCGATTTCGACGGTGCTCGCCGACGCCGGGTGGTCGGGGCGCGGCGGTCTCGGGCCCGCGGTGAATGTCATCCCGTTCACCGAGGTGCTCGAATTCGCTGGCAGCCCGGGACATTTGGAGGTGCAGTCGGTCGGCGCGGTGGACGATCTGCTGATCACCGTGTACGAGGATCAGCGGCGCGCCGGGCTGGTCGTCCGGTTCGACGGAAACGCCGCTACGTACAGTGAGAACGATCTGGCGGTCCTGGCCGAGCGGTTCCTGGCGGTGCTGCACCAGGTGACCGCCGATCCGCGCATCGCGATCGGCCGCGTCGACGTGGTCACCGACCGCGAACGCGACCTGCTGCGCCGATGGTCCGAATCCGAGGCGCCGCAGCCGGATTCGACGGTGCCGGAGCTGTTCGCGGCACAGGTGGCGCGCTCGCCCGGGGCCGTGGCCGTGGTGAGCGGCGATATCGAGGTGACCTACCTCGAGCTGGCCGACCGGGCGGACCGGCTGGCCGGGGCGCTGCGCGGCCGGGGGGTCGGCGCGGGCTCGGTGGTGGCCGTGGCGCTGCCCAGATCGGTGGATCTGGTGGTGGCGCTGCTCGCGGTGCTGCGGGCCGGTGCCGCCTACCTTCCGATCGATCCGAATTACGCGAGCGAGCGGGTGTCGTTCGTGCTGGCCGATGCCGCACCGGCACTGCTGATCTCGGATTCCGGGACGCTGAAGGTGTTGCCGGACACTGAGATACCGGTGCTGCGCATCGATGATGCTGCCTACCCGCCGGTCGCCGGTCTCGGGAACGGTCCACGTCCGGGCGATCTCGCCTATGTCATCTACACCTCCGGGTCCACCGGAACGCCGAAAGGTGTTGCCGTCGAACATCGCACCGTCGCGAACCTGGTGCCGCAGATGCGGTCCCGGATGGGACTCGAGCCGGGGACGAGAATGCTGGCGGGCACCTCGGTCGGCTTCGATGTGTCGGTCTTCGAGATCTTCGCGCCATTGTGCACCGGCGGCACGGTCGAGCTGGTTCGCGACATTCTGGCGCTCACTGAGTCCGGCGCCCGGACGGGCGGGGCGATCAGTACGGTGCCGTCCGCGTTCGCCGAGGTGATCGATCGCACGGACGGGGCGATCGCCCCCGCTGTCGTCGTCTTCGCCGGTGAGGCACTGCCCATGGATCTCGTTCGCCGCGTGCGCACCACGATGCCGGGCGCGACCGTGGTGAACGGGTACGGGCCCACCGAAACCTTCTACTGCACCAGCCACATCGTCGGTGCCGCGGACCTCGGGGAGACCTCGGTGCCGATCGGCACCCCGCTGGGCAGCAACCGGGCCTCTGTGCTCGGACCGGGGTTGCTGCCGGTTCCGATCGGTGCGACCGGCGAACTGTATGTGTCCGGCGCGGGATTGGCGCGCGGGTATCGCGGACGGCCCGGGATGACGGCGTCCCGATTCGTCGCCGACCCGTCCGATCCCGCCGGGGGCCGCATGTACCGCACCGGTGATCTGGTGCGATGGGGCGGTGACGGACTGCTCCGGTACGTCGGCCGCGCCGACGATCAGGTGAAGATTCGCGGATTCCGAATCGAACCGGGGGAGATCGAGGCGGTGCTGGTGTCGCATCCGGCGGTCGCGCGGGCGGCGGTGCTCGCGCATGCGGTGGCGGGCGAGCCGACGCTGGTAGCGTACGTCGTCGCCGAGCGCACCGCGCTCGACGGCGGCGAGCTGCGCCGGTTCGCGAGTACTCGGCTGCCTGGCTACATGGTGCCGTCGGCGATCGTGGTGCTGGACCGAATGCCCTTGACGGCCAACGGGAAACTGGACCGTCGGGCCCTGCCGGAGCCGGTCTTCGCCGCCGCCGAGTACCGGGCGCCGGAGGGCGTCGAGCAGGAGGCCCTGGCGGCGATCTTCGCCGAGGTACTGGGGGTCGAACGGGTCGGCATGGACGACGATTTCTTCGATCTCGGCGGGCATTCGCTGCGGGCGGCGCGACTGGCCGCGCGGATCCGCGCGGTGCTGGGTGTGGAGGTGACGATTCGGCAGATCTTCGACACACCGACCGTTGCCACCCTGCTCGAGCGCATCGACCGGCAGGCGGCGGTCCGTCCGGCGCTGATCCGGCGGCCCGGCGCGGACCCGGTTCCGCTGTCGTTCGCCCAGCACCGGCTGTGGTTTCTGGACCGGTTCGAGGGCTCCTCGGCCACCTACAACATTCCGCTGGTGCTGCGGCTGACGGGCCGACTCGACGTCCCGGCGCTGCGGGCCGCGGTCGCGGATGTGGTGATGCGGCACGAGAGCTTGCGGACCGTCGTGGTCCCGGACGGCGATGGCGCGGCGTTCGCGCGGGTGCTGCCGGCCGAGTCGGTGGCCGTGCCGGTGAGTGAAATGGAAGTCGCTGCGGCCGAGCTGAACTCGGCGATCGAGGCGCGGACCCGGTACACGTTCGATTTGACCGCGGAGATCCCGATCCGGGTGTCGGTGCTGCGGTCGGGCCCCGAGGAGTTCGCGGTCCTGCTGCTGATGCATCACATCGCGGCGGACGGCTGGTCCATGGCGGCGCTGACCCGGGACGTGTCGACGGCGTATACGGCGCGCCGCGCCGGGAACGGACCGGAGTGGTCGGCACTGCCGGTGCGGTACTCGGACTACGCGGTGTGGCAGCGCGAGCTGCTGGGTTCGGAGTCGGATCCGGACAGCGTGCTGGCCCGGCAGTTCGAGTACTGGCGAGCCGAGCTGGCGGGCGTACCGCAACCGCTGCGGTTGCCCTTGGATCGGCCTCGGCCGCAAGCCCTCTCGTATCGCGGCGACGCGACACGATTCGTCGTCGACGCCGCGCTCTACAACGCGGTCGGAGACCTGGCCGGACGTCGGGGCGTGACGATCGCGATGGTGTGGCAGGCGACGCTGGCGGTGGTGCTGTACCAGCTCGGCGCGGGTGAGGACATCGTGGTCGGCTCGCCCATTGCGGGCCGGGTGGACGACGCGGTCACCGACTTGGTCGGCCTGTTCATCAACACCTGGGTGCTGCGCGTCGATCTGTCCGGGAATCCGTCGTTCGCAACGGTGTTGGAGCGGGTTCGGGGAAAGGCGTTGGCGGCCTACGATAATCAGGACGCGCCGTTCGAGCGGCTGGTGGAACTGCTCAATCCGGAGCGGTCGACGGCGTATACGCCGCTGTTTCAGGTCATGCTGGCCTGGCACAATACGCCGCTGCCGGAACTGGCCCTGCCGGGCGTGCACGGCACCGCCGAGATCGCCGATGCCGGTACCGCGCGCTTCGATCTGTCCTTCGACCTGGTCGAGGATGTCGATGCGGACGGCGGGCGAGTGGTGCGCGGGCGGATCGAATTCGCGACGGACCTGTTCGACCGCGCGACCGTCGAGGCGCTGGGGCGGCGCTTCCTCACCGTGGTGCGGGCCGCGGTCGCCGATCCCGAGGTGCCGGTGGGGCGGATCGACATTCGCACCGCCGAGGAACGGGAACTCTTGCGCCGCTGGAACGATACGGCCGCCGAGTTGCCGGTGACGACGCTGGCCGATCTGTTCGCGGCTCAGGTCGGTCGCTCGCCCGGGACTGTCGCCGTGGTCGACGGTGATACGGAGCTGACCTACGCCGAACTCGCCGACCGGGTCGAGCGGCTGGCCCGCGTGCTGCGCGGGCAGGGTGTCGGCATCGAATCGGTAGTGGCCGTGGCGCTTCCGCGGTCGGTGGATCTGGTGGTGGCGCTGCTGGCCGTTCACCGCTCGGGCGGGGCGTATCTGCCGATCGACCCGAAATATCCCAGCCAACGCCTGGAATTCATCCTCGCCGATGCCGCGCCAGCACTCCTCGTCTCCGATGGGGAGACACGGAAGTCGCTGCCACACACCGGAATACCGGAGCTGCTGCTCGACGCGCTACCGTTCGACGCCGGTTCGGATGCCCGGTTCGAGGCCCTGTCGCCGCGCACTCTGGCCTATGTCATCTACACCTCCGGTTCGACGGGACGCCCGAAAGGCGTTGCCGTCGAGCACGGTAGTGCCGTCGCGTTCGTCGCGCAGGTGGCCACGCGTCTGCGCGTTGCCGCCGGAACCCGGGTGCTGGCAAGCACTTCGGTGAGCTTCGATGTGTCGGTCCTCGAGATCTTCGGCGCGCTGTGCACCGGGGGCACCCTCGACCTGATTCCCGACATCCTGGCGCTCGGGGAGCTGCGGTCCTGGTCCGGTGGCGTGATCAGCACGGTCCCCTCGGTATTCGCCGAGCTGCTCGATCGGCTCGACGGCTCGATCGAGGCCGGAACGATCGTATTCATCGGGGAGCAATTGCCGCTGTCACTGGCCCGGCGGGTCCAGGCGGCCATTCCCGGTGCAGTCATCGTCAACGGTTACGGACCCACCGAAACAACTGTTGCCTCAACGGAATACGCGCTCCCGGCCGGATCGGGGCTCACCGGAGATCCGGGCGAATCCACGGCCAGGTCGGTGCCGATCGGTACGGCGCTGGGTGGCGAACGGGTCCATGTGCTCGGTCCGGGGCTGGTGCCGGTTCCGGTGGGTGTGGTGGGTGAGTTGTATATCGCCGGTGCGGGAGTCGGTCGGGGATACCGGGGGCGTGGGGGATCGACGGCACTGCGGTTCGTCGCCGATCCGTTCGACTCGATGGGTGGGCGAATGTATCGGACCGGTGATCTGGTGCGTTGGGGTCGTGATGGATTGCTCCGGTACGTCGGTCGGGTCGATGACCAGGTGAAGATCCGTGGGTTCCGGATCGAACCGGGGGAGATCGAAACGGTTCTCGAGACCCATCCGGCTGTTGCGCGCACGGTGGTCGTCGCACGCGGCCGAAACGGTAGCGCCGACCGGCAGCTGGTCGCCTATGTCGTCGCGGTCGAGGGCACGGCACCCGACAGTGACGAACTACGCCGATTTACCGGTGCCCGATTGCCGGAGTACATGGTGCCCGCGGCGGTGGTCGTCCTGGAGGGATTGCCGCTGACCGCCAATGGCAAGCTCGATCGCCGCGCGCTGCCGGACCCGGTGTTCACCGCCGGGGAGTACCGCGCCCCGCGCACGGAGCAGGAAAAGACCCTGGCCGCGATCTTCGCCGATGTGCTCGGCGTGGAACGTATCGGCCTCGACGACAACTTCTTCACCCTCGGCGGACAGTCGGTGCTCGCGGCCCGGCTCGTCGGGCGGATCCGGTCGGTGCTCGGCGTGGAGGTGCCGATCCGGCTGGTCTTCGAGGCGCCGACGGTCGCCGGGCTGGCCGAGCGATGGACCGACCTGATCGCGACCCGACGCCCGCAACTGCGCAGCCGGGAACGGCGGTGA